The stretch of DNA ATAAACACCTTTTATCCTTCCAGAGTCATTTAAACACAAAAGTAAACCGTTGCAATTAAAAAAGTAATTATTTTAAAATCAATAGTTTATTGTTTTTTTAAAATAAATTTGCGTAGTCAAATAACTACATATATATTTGTGTAGTTAAATGACTACGCAATGAATTTACGACGCGATGTATTCCAGGCTATAGCTGATCCCACCAGAAGGGCTATACTCGTATTGGTTGCTGCTCAGGCAATGACCGCTGGTGCAATAGCCTCTAATTTTGACACGGCTAGGCCGACTGTTTCAAAACACTTGCAAATACTTACCGAATGCGAATTGCTTAAACAAGAGCAAACCGGAAGGGAAATCTACTATCACTTAAATCCTCAAAAAATGAAGGAAATAGCCGACTTTATTGAGCCGTTCCGCCAAATGTGGGACGACCGATTTAATAAACTGGAAAGTATCATGAAAACCTACATCAAAAAATAATCTTATGGAACTGAAAACTAAAATCAATGCTGAAAACGGCAAGCAGGAAATATTAATTACACGAGAATTTGAGTTGCCTTTGGAGCTGCTTTTCAGAGCGTATGCA from Solitalea canadensis DSM 3403 encodes:
- a CDS encoding ArsR/SmtB family transcription factor, producing the protein MNLRRDVFQAIADPTRRAILVLVAAQAMTAGAIASNFDTARPTVSKHLQILTECELLKQEQTGREIYYHLNPQKMKEIADFIEPFRQMWDDRFNKLESIMKTYIKK